The window CGGCCTTAGCTGAAATTGCAGGTGCACCATAATAATCCTTGCTTCCTCCAACAATCAAGACCTTGCCGTTATTGCCTTTGTGGGAGTCTTTAGACCGGTTCTTTAATCTGAGCAAGTCTCCACCTTCAACAAATAATTCAGCTTCAATAGGAATTCCAATATCACAGGTGATTACTCCCCCTGTCTTTTCCTCACCAGCCAATTTGACTCCAGTCTTTATTTTATGGAAGCTTACAGTATAATCCGCTTCAACAGCAATGTCTGATATTTCTCCAGTCAATGGATCTAAACCTGAAGGAACATCAATAGCCACTTTCAAGCCATCTATTTCATTAATGAGTTCAACGGTTTTTCTTACCTTTGTTCTAAGTTTACCTTTGATTCCAGTTCCAAGAAGACAATCAAGAACAATATATTCACTGTTTGAGTCAAAATCAAGATTGTCCAAATCAGTAGAATCACTAATGAAATCAACAGATAATCGTGAAACTCTTGGCTCCATATTCATGAGAATTTCGAGGTTTGTGAGCGCATCATCAGACTTAATCTCTTCTAGAGCATTCAAGCAGTAGACTTCCACTTCAAAGCCCCTGTTCAATAAATGTCTTGCTGCTACAAAACCGTCTCCACCGTTTCCTCCAGAACCTGTAAATATTAGTATCCTAACAGGTTTTGAAAACTTGAAAGTAGAAAGGGTAGCTACCTCATCAGATATTGATTTTCCTGCATTTTCCATTAAGCACAAGCGAGAAAGCCCTAAATACTCACAATTATAATCTGTTGTAATCATGTCAATCGGATCCATTGTTTCACCTTAATCAATTTAAATAAAATTTTTATAGATTCACAAGCATATAAAAATTACATAAACATTATATTATATAATCAATCTAATAATTAAATATAAGGACAATAATTGAAAAATATTAACCAATGCTGAAAATTAAAAATTTAGAACTTTCTTAAGAAATTAAAAACGGAACCTGAAATGAGGAGTAATGATGAAGGGCATAAAAATCACATATAATTATTCTACAAAAGACAGGACAGGAATTTATGCAGTGCTCATTATTTTTATTATATTAATATATGGGATTTTAGGGTCCATTTACATTATGGGATTGGACATATACGATTCAATATATTACACTATAATAACCCTTGCTACAGTGGGATATGGGGACATTATCCCAATAACTCCATTGCAAAAGATCTTTTCTGTCACATTAGCACTATCAGGAGTCGGGGTTCTAGCCTATATCGTTACATTTATCATTAATTCAGTT of the Methanobrevibacter ruminantium genome contains:
- a CDS encoding NAD(P)H-hydrate dehydratase, whose protein sequence is MDPIDMITTDYNCEYLGLSRLCLMENAGKSISDEVATLSTFKFSKPVRILIFTGSGGNGGDGFVAARHLLNRGFEVEVYCLNALEEIKSDDALTNLEILMNMEPRVSRLSVDFISDSTDLDNLDFDSNSEYIVLDCLLGTGIKGKLRTKVRKTVELINEIDGLKVAIDVPSGLDPLTGEISDIAVEADYTVSFHKIKTGVKLAGEEKTGGVITCDIGIPIEAELFVEGGDLLRLKNRSKDSHKGNNGKVLIVGGSKDYYGAPAISAKAAIATGADLTYICTPQNAALAIKAISEDFIVKEAKGDCLSLDDLEDILELASKADAVLLGPGSSQNEETGKLFNVLAMKIDKPLVLDADALKLVDLSLVSKKEDLIVTPHLSEFKSFFKNASKEDLNNLEKFVKLEDNENLDFRKVNDKIDAIHKITKSIDGSVILKGKYDFIFNGKRMKINRTGNPGMTVGGTGDALAGIALSLLSQGLSSFDAALLAPYLNGKAGDLAYAAQGYGFGAQDLTQYLGAVMSGLIE